Within Vicia villosa cultivar HV-30 ecotype Madison, WI linkage group LG1, Vvil1.0, whole genome shotgun sequence, the genomic segment tatcttcttcaaCAATTCTTTTCTGTTTTAACTATCTTTTCTATTTCCATTATCTCCTTTTTTTATAGTaattctttcttcaacaattcttTTCTGTTTTAACTATCTTTTCTATTTCCATTATCTCCTTTTTTTATAGTAATTCTTTATATATCTCAGATTTTGATTTGGGTTTTAGGGATTTGAAATTGGAATTAGAATTTTAGATTTAGAGTTTCAGATTTGAGTTTTATGCATAAAGAATTTGGATTTGGAATAAACATTTGAGATTTAAAATAAACATTTGAGATTTGGGGATTTCGAATTTGAATTCTGAATTTAGGGAGTCAGATTCAGATATGGATTTAGGGGTTCCACCATGGTTGAATAAACTGAGAAAACTTATGCGAAGCAACTCAAAGTGTTTTTATGCTAGAGAAATCTGGCAAAGGAAAAGGGGCATGCAGAAATTGCTTATGTAAATGATTTGACCCCAATGAAGTCATTGAAGGATGCTCGAAGAAATCTGCAAAGAAAAAGAGACCTTTGAAAATTGCTTCTGCAAATTATTTGATCTTGGATTCAAGACTTTCAGAAAAACCATTGAAGAAACGTTACTGTTATTAATTATTactcagtttttttaatttttaattattgttaGTTTATAATTATATACTATATAAAACGTTAATTAGTTTATAAAAATGATAGTTTAATTATAGCTATATACTATATAAAACGTTAATGATAGCTAAAACTAAAACGTAATTGTTGTTTAAATGATAgtttatattaacaaaaataatatgtataattattgtttagttttttttaattatatataaataattaaaagctaattagatttttgtgacatttattgaaaaaaaatggagCATTAATATATAGAATTCCTTTGCAATTATATAaaactaattatatataaataattaaaagctAATTAGATTGTTTTTAACAGGGGGAAAATCAAAACCGCTATTATTACAAGGGTGAAAGCTATTTAACCCAACATATTATGATAAGAAGAAGTCTGTTTAGTTGATGTGTCATCTTGGGTACTTTTCGTCTTCTTAGGCGCACCCTTGGTTTTATTCGCAATTTTTCTTTTATGTGATATTCCATGGTGTCACCCGTTTTAGAAAATTTATCCATGATCTCTTCCAACTCGATGGTGATGATTATATTGGATTCACCCTCTTTCGTCGGTTCGTAATCATCAAAACAGAGTTTTTTCCAATGATCGATTACTTCATCCATGCGTATCCGGgaattcaacttcatctttttaGAAATTAGACAAGCACATGGAAGCCTGTAAATTTTCCTAATTGTACACCCGCACTTCGAACTATCCGGACCCGTCGTATCCGCCTGATTCActtcttgaaaaataaaattcaatcccaACCAAAAATGTCATGTTCGTGGGGTCACACCAACAATTTTTAGAAGCAgtagcctatacttgttggtcttgtacgtcaaATCAATTATAaggacggttggaaatgtgttgaacaacttaATACTTTCGAAatgagtccaaaatatgtcaCAAACCGTAACTCTGTATCTTGAAACATATTAGTTATCatccaaaagtttcaaaagttgttgcattttcgACCTCGGACCTATTTTCGCAATGTTAAGTTTCCAACAGGAAAGGAAAATAGAATAACAACATGCAATATAAATTGTCATGCAAAGAACATGTATCACCAACTAATCAAGCATGCAAAGATTGTATCACAAAATAAACCTTCAATCATGCATTTTCCACGAGAAACCTACCAAAGTTCCTTTCTATAGAATAACAACATGCAATATTAATtgtcatacaaagaatatgtatCACCAACTAATCGAGCATGCAAAGATTATATCACAAACTAAACCCTCAATCAtgcattttctctaaaacctacCCAAGTTCATatctatggaactcaccttggtTGAGAGGTGATTAAAATGACATCCATGCTGCAATTGAGTTCCTAACTTGACCAAAACTCCATCTTTTACACCATTTTCAACATGAGTCCTCCATCTTCAACTGTATTTTTCTCTTTGAATATATAACTTGTTAATACGAAATAATATATCAAACTGAAGGAAATTTCATAAGCTTTCCAAAAAATCCAAAGTCATCTCAACCCGAGTTGTGAGCTAAGAGATATTACCTTTTTAGTAGAGCTGCACCATGAAATAcgaaaaatgaaaaagatgaacatgatttcTTCTTTCTCTCACTTGCTTCTAAGTTCCTTCTTTCCATGAATTCTGATTTTGTTATGTCCCTCCACCAAACTAGGCCTTAAGATTACATGCTAACATGTCTTATCTCCAAAATACCCTCCAACTAAGTCATAATCACCAAAGTGCCATTTAGTTCAAATCCAACTAATTCCtttagatatttataatatttcttTGGTCAAGAATGTCTTCTAAATACCATTAACCAATTTAAGTGATAATTACCTGTGTCGGAGAATCGGGGTATTATAATTATTCTCGAAAATAAtcggttttttattttttttaaaaatagacttttttaattttttggcaAAAAAACAAAGTTTTCTTATTTTTTGAAATaaccgaattttattatttttgaaaaaaataaagtcaaatttatattttgtaaagaaaactattttttaaaaatatatttttgtatttttcaattaaaatttttaatcatataattaaaaaagaactaaatattttatttcaaataaatctgGTTTTGAGCCCCTTTCTTGGAcccattaaaaaacaaaattatgaaGGGGCTCAAAAATAAGGGGCCAAGAAAATATTCATTTTATATGgggcttaaaaaaaaaaaacatatagagGGCCTAAATGTTAAGGCTTTTTCATTTAGGGCTCTTTTGACATCTCTAACCATACCTGTAATTCGGAAGTGACGAAAGACCTAAAATGTTTGACAAAATATACTTTGTTTTATCTTCTGGTTGATGCAAACCAATAAGATCATTAAATGTTTGGTTTTTTGGATTAGGATCTCTGAGAATGAACAAGATTTCttcagaaagagaagaagaagaataagaagaagaagacattTTCAGTTTCAGTTTTGTTAAGTTTGTTATATTTTGGTTTTACTTCTGTAAGTTTGTTCAAATAAGAAGAGTGATGATTTTATTTACGATCTCACACattccattttttttaattttgtaataaattcgttttatattttaatttacaatAAAAGTTTGAGATGaaaatttagtttaaataattagtcttaaaatattattttaatatttttttatgttattgaaaaatatgaaagtttcaaaatatcatttaatttttaaactatttcaaatagtttttcataaaaattatttttaaattataattttttgaaaaacattatgatttcGACTATGTTTTAATTTTCAATGTTTATGTTATACGTATACgatatcaaaattaatttttcaattttgaaaaaaaatataaagacttataatattttaaaactaaGGTAATTCATAGCCTACCCATAGGATTATCAACATTATAATTAGTCaatcaaaaatattattaataaatatttatttcaaaaggCAAAAATCATTTAGAAGTATAATGTTGGGTATGtttattttgactttttaaaaaacttatttttcaaGAAGTTGGATTTATCGTCCAACCTGCGATTTCACAgtcaaaatcaaaccaaaccgacTCGTTCATTTATGGGTTGATGGGGTTGAGTTTGCGGGTTATATTTCATATAAAAcaaatttttggataaatttttttcaattacaaaaatatttgttatATAATTATGTACCGGTCAAAAAGTACATGTGTGCATGTTCCTCCTGTAAGAGGATGGAGACTTAGAGGCCTTACTAGATTTATAACACTATATGGTGGTTAGAGTTTGTCTATGGCGACGAGAAGCCATGCCCGGTGTTGTTTTGAGGCAGTTTAGGAGTCCTGCTCACGTAAGGTGAAAATTTTCACTAATGACTGGTGGTGCTTGAGAACAAATGTATGGAATATGGTCAGTGGCGCATTATGTCTTTGTAAGCACTACAATTTTAAGGTGCAGAGAATAATTTTCCTCATCCTTGAGATAGGGTATTTATTGAGGCTCTGGGCATATGGTTTGAGTAACCCTGGGTGGAAAAAACCGCTCCCTTCTAATTAGGGGAGGTTATTGACCACCTATGTGTCCGAAGTTAGTGGAGACTCCATCTTTATTGACTAACGTCTTTACATGTCATTGATACCTTTAGGCGAGTATCCAAGTCATCGTCTGGGGGATAAGATTCCTAGGTGAGGGCAACCTAAATTGCACCCTTCATAAATATAACACCACATAGTCCCTCAAGCACGAGGGCTTATCTTAGGACGAAGTTATTTCAAGCTTTCCTTTTTCATACAAGGTGCGCCATCGCCATATTGGGGAGTCCCTTAGTCGAAGGCGGACATACTACGGGGAGAGTCCCTTAGCTATGGGTGAGCCCCTAGACTGAAGGCGTCTATTTTTAAAGGGAGAGTGCCTTAAGTAGGGGCGAGTCCCTCAGTTGAAGGCGTCTATTTTTAAAGGGCGAGTCCCTCAGCTAGGGGCGATTTCCTCAAAAGTGTAGTCACATTATCCTATGATCGTTtacttgttttgatttttgctaaTTTGAGTGTATGAGATATAGTTTGTTTACGTATttgtaatttcttataatttaataTTCACATGTTCATACTTTATTCACATTTGAGTCATATGGTGCCAAACAGAAGTGATTAAGGCACCTGAAAATTAACCGAGGTTGAAGGAAGTCAGTTAATGAGATAAACAACAGTGGAAAAGGCAAAGTCCCAATATGGAAGAGGTAAGGATGCTTGTCTAAGCAAGGTTAGACTTGTGTCCACTATGTGTCTATGTTTTCTCTCTATAACACCATTATGATGGTGTGTATGAGGAAAAATGATCCTGTGAAGAATGCCTAACTCTGAGAGATACCTGTTGAAGAGTCTAAACTCCCCACCCCAGTCATATTGAAAGGATTTGATAGGAAGTCCATGTTGCTTAAGATGcatgaaacacaagaaaggggggttgaATTGGGTTTCAAGGTTTATAAACAATTTCTTCTCAAATAAAAAACGCAAGAacacaagaacaaaaataaataacacaattatttttatcctgactCACTATTAACGAAGTTACTCCAATCCACcctccaaggtgattttgccttatcaaCAAGGACTCAATCAACTATAACCAAATTGATCACATAACCACAATAAAGACTACATGTCAATATTGCAAACCATAACAAAGAACAATTGTCACTTATTGCAAACCACAAAGACTAACTATCAGTGTCTTCTTGAGAGTTCTAACTACAACCCTAGTCTCTCAAAGAACTATCAACTTCACTCGTTGAATACAAAGTTTTTGTGTTTACAAGGATGCTCCTTGATAGCAAATTACACAAGTTTGAAATACAAACAATTAATACAAAAGTGTTAAGCAAATATCGAACCAAAGCTCTTTGCTACAAGTTAACTAACAAAAGTTCACTTGCTTacaaaactgtacaaagaaatttCCAGAGTTATTTCAGCAGTGTTTCAACATGATGCATGTGCCTTTTCCATACCCGAAGATTCTCCACGTAGCCGCTCAGAAGGAGTTTCAACCAGAGTGAGATCCAGTTGACCAGCGGCATGCTCTTCAGGAATGAGAACTTCGAGAACAGGAAGATAAAGCATAAGAGGATTAGGAGGAGGTTGTTAGTGAGATAGACAACAGTGAAAAAGGCAAATTTCCAATATGGAAGAAGTAATGATGCTTGGCTAAGCAAGGTTACGCTTGTTTCCATTATGTTCATATGTTTTCTCTCTATAACACAATTCTGatggtgtgtgtgtgtgaggGACAATGACCCTGATGAAGTATGCTTAACTTAGTGAGATACCCGTGGAAGGGTCTAAAATCCCCACCCTAGTCATATTGAGGGGATTTAATAGGAAGTCCATGTTGCAACTCAACCATGTTTTTAAACAGTTTAAAAATATTCAAAGCCTCAGAATTATTTTTAAGAAAGTAGATCCAAGTGAACTTTGTACAAGCATCAATAAAGGACATGTAGTACTTGAAACATAAAGTAGACAAATTGGGAGAAGGTCCCCATAGGTCACCATAAATTAATTCCAGGGGCTTAGAATCTATAGTGTGTGATGGTGAAGAGGGAATTCTGTGAGACTTGCCCATACAACAAGGAGTACAAAAGGAATTACAATCTTTATTATTGAATGGAACATTACAATTGTTTAGTACAAGTTTAAGAGTATGCATGCTAGGGTGGCATAGCCTCAAATGTCACTTATTAGTAGATCTAGAATTaacaatattagaaataataatagcaGACATTATTTGAAAACAGGGACTCGTAGATGCGTCAGGACTGGAACTGGACAGATTGATTAAGAAGAATTTGTAATGCCCAGAAATTCGATTATTCACTTACTTTAGATGTTTGGAGTGTTTATGGAttttttcgcgttttgggacgtTTTAGTTGGTATTAGTtagggatagcggatcgataattaatcgagatttttaatatttttggtattagAAAATTATTAGAGTGTCAGGTATTATCTTGGGAATTTTCTGAATAAATTAAGTTTGACCGTAAAATGAGAGTTAGCGAGTAAATTGagagttttaattaaataagtgaGTTGTCGAGTCGTAGTTAGTTAACAATCGAGTATTGTTACCTACTTTATCTGACTGTTGTTTATGTTGGAGTGCTTAGTTGAGATGGCAGGTAGAAACGATGCTGCGATTGCTGCTGCTTTGGAGGCTATGGCTCAGGCCTTGGCAAATCAGCCGAATGCTGATGAGAATGCTGGATCTCGCAGTTTGGCAAcgttccagagggagaatccccCGGTCTTCAAAGGCAAGCATGACCCTGATGGCGCGTTGGAATggttgaaggagattgagagaatctTCCGCGTGATGGACAACATTCATGCGCAGAAGGTTCGGTACGGAACTCATATGCTGGCAgtcgaagctgatgactggtggctaGAAACTCGCCAGAGATTGGAAGTTGCTGGTGAAGAGATCACTTGGGTTGTGTTCCGCAGAGAGTTTTTAGGGAAGTattatcctgaagatgttcggggtaagAAGGAGATTGAGTTCCTTGAGCTGAAACAGGGGGATATGTCAGTGACAGAGTATGCTACAAAGTTCACTGAGTTGGCTAAGTTCTACCCGTATTATGATGGAACAGGAACTGAGTTTTCGAAgcgcatcaagtttgagaacggaTTGCGCTCTGAAATCAAGAAAGCTGTTGGGTATCAAAAGATTCGCATCTTTCCTAATTTGGTTGATAGTTGCAGGATTTATGAAGAAGATCATAATGCATATTACATAATTGTCAAAGATAAGAGAGGCAAGCAGAACCGTAGCACACCTTATGATGCTCTAGTTGGAAAGAGTAAAGCAGATGTGGCTGACAgcaagagaactagtgggggagaagctccTGCCAATGTCGTTTGTTTCAATTGCGAGAAACCTGGTCATAAGAGTAATGCGTGCAACCTTGAAGTGAAGAAATGTTTTCGTTGTGGTAAGATGGGACATGCTATGTCAGATTGCAAACATAAGGAAATGGTTTGTTTTAACTGCGGTGAAGAAGGACACATTGGGAGTCAGTGCCTGAAACCAAAGAAGACTCAATCTGGTGGAAAAGTGTTCGCGTTGGCGGTAAGTCAGACTGATTGTGAGGACGAGCGTGTTGGAGGTAATGTTTCGTTAGTAATACTCCTTTAATAGCTACATTTGATGCTTGTGTTATCCGTTGCTTGGGTTGTTGTTATTAGTATAAAATATTTTCGTGGGTAAGGAATTAGTATGGTTGAGTTGTTGAGGGGTAGTGGCCAAAAAGTAGTCAAAACCAGAATTTGGGATCGGAGAAGTGAAGTGTGGAAGCAAAGTTAATTATTGTGATGtcgtatagattttcgaggacgaaaatattctaagtgg encodes:
- the LOC131654868 gene encoding uncharacterized protein LOC131654868, which translates into the protein MAGRNDAAIAAALEAMAQALANQPNADENAGSRSLATFQRENPPVFKGKHDPDGALEWLKEIERIFRVMDNIHAQKVRYGTHMLAVEADDWWLETRQRLEVAGEEITWVVFRREFLGKYYPEDVRGKKEIEFLELKQGDMSVTEYATKFTELAKFYPYYDGTGTEFSKRIKFENGLRSEIKKAVGYQKIRIFPNLVDSCRIYEEDHNAYYIIVKDKRGKQNRSTPYDALVGKSKADVADSKRTSGGEAPANVVCFNCEKPGHKSNACNLEVKKCFRCGKMGHAMSDCKHKEMVCFNCGEEGHIGSQCLKPKKTQSGGKVFALAVSQTDCEDERVGGNVSLVILL